One genomic window of Caballeronia sp. SBC1 includes the following:
- a CDS encoding DUF305 domain-containing protein: MTVTAFAVAVGSMPVAAFAAGPAGASAEETPFLLENDKAMTKMMDGVSIKPAGDVDHDFVAMMEPHHQGAIDMAQAELRYGHNEQLRRIAQEIIVEQQQEIIAMRLALGQPLPLPAPAADQQRSPDSNPTSTSPMSHDNMQMNIHKEP; this comes from the coding sequence ATGACCGTAACCGCTTTCGCGGTGGCGGTGGGAAGCATGCCCGTTGCTGCATTCGCTGCCGGGCCAGCCGGCGCAAGCGCCGAAGAAACACCGTTTCTGCTTGAGAACGACAAAGCCATGACAAAGATGATGGATGGGGTGTCCATCAAGCCCGCGGGCGATGTCGACCACGATTTCGTCGCAATGATGGAGCCTCATCATCAGGGTGCCATTGACATGGCACAGGCCGAGCTGCGCTACGGTCACAATGAACAGTTACGACGCATCGCGCAGGAAATCATCGTCGAGCAGCAGCAGGAAATCATCGCCATGCGGCTCGCACTGGGACAGCCGCTGCCGTTGCCCGCACCTGCCGCCGACCAGCAGCGCAGCCCGGATTCCAACCCCACAAGCACATCCCCGATGTCCCATGACAACATGCAAATGAACATCCACAAGGAACCGTGA
- a CDS encoding acyl-CoA dehydrogenase family protein has product MASVLAAGDVCVDGWIDGEVLANVIDIASGPLAAAATRIDTEGYYPLDIMSKLGEAGGLGVHLDRHGARFALSIDAMREASRACGSTGFLMWAHDVCGLYMEQSGNPELGGHRLDEHARGRTFGGTALSNPMKALSGIEPMMLRAAPMAGGYRVSGTLPWVSHIARGQYCGAIAAVLRDDGSVSHEIMFMLDCDERVELRHCPVFSGMEGTSTWGIRLTDYFVGEASMIADPARPFIARIKPAFILLQVGMALGVAQGSIDSSLEVEPMLAHVNRFLHDRPDELCAELNEARAQAARLALTPYDGSKDYVLDVLDLRTRGAELALRAAQASLLHQGARGYLMSAAPQRRIRESHFVAIVTPAIKHLRLEMARLSEEELPV; this is encoded by the coding sequence ATGGCAAGCGTACTGGCTGCAGGCGACGTCTGCGTGGACGGCTGGATCGACGGCGAGGTCCTGGCGAACGTCATCGACATTGCAAGCGGCCCCCTGGCGGCCGCTGCAACGCGTATCGACACAGAAGGGTATTACCCGCTCGACATCATGTCGAAGCTCGGTGAGGCTGGCGGGCTAGGCGTGCATCTCGACCGGCACGGAGCGCGCTTCGCCCTGTCGATCGACGCCATGCGGGAAGCCAGCCGGGCGTGCGGATCGACAGGCTTCTTGATGTGGGCCCATGACGTATGCGGCCTTTACATGGAACAGTCGGGCAACCCGGAACTCGGCGGCCACCGGCTGGACGAGCACGCGCGCGGCCGAACCTTCGGCGGCACGGCGCTCTCGAACCCGATGAAGGCCCTATCCGGCATTGAGCCGATGATGCTGCGTGCAGCGCCAATGGCCGGCGGCTATCGGGTCAGCGGAACCCTGCCGTGGGTGAGCCACATCGCGCGAGGCCAGTATTGCGGCGCGATTGCGGCTGTGCTGCGTGACGACGGGTCGGTGTCGCATGAAATCATGTTCATGCTCGACTGCGACGAACGCGTCGAGCTGCGCCACTGCCCGGTGTTCTCAGGCATGGAGGGCACAAGTACGTGGGGTATCCGGCTGACTGATTATTTTGTCGGCGAGGCAAGCATGATCGCCGATCCGGCGCGCCCGTTCATCGCGCGGATCAAGCCCGCTTTCATCCTGTTGCAAGTGGGCATGGCGCTGGGCGTGGCGCAAGGCAGTATCGATTCGAGTCTTGAAGTCGAGCCGATGCTCGCGCACGTCAACCGGTTCCTGCACGACCGCCCTGACGAATTGTGCGCGGAACTGAACGAAGCCCGTGCGCAGGCGGCCCGGCTCGCACTCACGCCGTATGACGGCAGCAAGGACTATGTGCTCGACGTGCTGGACCTCCGGACCCGGGGCGCGGAACTCGCGCTGCGGGCGGCCCAGGCGTCACTTTTGCACCAGGGCGCACGCGGCTACCTGATGAGCGCCGCGCCGCAACGAAGGATTCGTGAGTCGCATTTCGTGGCGATCGTCACGCCGGCCATCAAGCACTTGCGTCTGGAAATGGCGCGCTTGAGCGAAGAGGAGTTGCCGGTATGA
- a CDS encoding LysR family transcriptional regulator, with translation MNSIQPQSLKYFAEVARSGSVRQASEIFFVAPSAISRQIANLEKEFGTELFERSPRGMVLTAAGQILMAFVADNEKTIQNVHSAIDDLGSLKHGNVRIALIEAVSGSFLPDLLIEFSRQFPSITFDLSVCGTAQIVEAVVNHTADIGVAFNVLNRDDVVLHGRIFQPLQLICRPGHPLATHETVSMGELSDYKAAVPEKTFGVRYLIDQAAIEAKIELKIAYEVNSLQMIKNLVHRSDVIGFMPPLTFSRELQLGWLCAVPLSDRSSEIATIDLITSRNRKLPMAAAEFFKFLLKAVRLPTS, from the coding sequence TTGAACTCGATCCAACCTCAATCGCTTAAATATTTTGCCGAGGTCGCTCGTAGCGGGTCTGTGAGACAGGCGTCGGAAATTTTCTTTGTGGCGCCCAGTGCGATAAGCCGCCAAATCGCTAACCTGGAGAAAGAATTCGGTACAGAACTCTTCGAAAGATCTCCTCGGGGGATGGTTTTGACTGCGGCAGGTCAGATCCTGATGGCGTTCGTTGCTGACAACGAGAAGACCATTCAAAACGTGCATTCAGCAATTGACGACCTTGGCTCCCTGAAACATGGAAACGTTCGAATTGCGCTTATCGAGGCAGTGTCCGGAAGTTTCTTACCTGATCTGTTAATCGAGTTCTCAAGGCAGTTTCCGAGCATCACGTTCGATCTGAGCGTCTGTGGTACCGCTCAGATTGTTGAGGCCGTCGTCAACCATACTGCGGATATCGGCGTGGCGTTTAACGTGTTAAATCGCGACGATGTTGTGTTGCACGGCCGGATATTTCAGCCGTTGCAACTCATATGCCGCCCTGGACATCCATTGGCGACGCATGAAACGGTATCAATGGGGGAACTTTCGGACTACAAAGCAGCTGTCCCTGAAAAAACGTTTGGTGTGCGATACCTGATCGACCAGGCAGCAATTGAGGCAAAAATTGAATTGAAGATTGCATACGAAGTCAATTCGCTGCAGATGATCAAAAACCTCGTCCACAGGTCGGACGTTATCGGCTTCATGCCGCCACTCACATTCAGCCGTGAGCTTCAGTTAGGCTGGCTGTGCGCCGTTCCTTTATCAGACCGGTCGTCGGAAATCGCGACGATCGATTTGATAACGTCGCGCAATCGAAAGTTGCCAATGGCAGCCGCCGAATTTTTCAAATTTTTGCTGAAAGCCGTGCGACTGCCCACGTCTTGA
- a CDS encoding DMT family transporter: MAFVKTAVAAYGSTTLFVLLWSSGAIVSKLGLAHASAFAFLVLRFALASGVLVMLGLWRRRWLPASGTRLRVAITGAFLTGGYPICYLLALDHGLTPGILVTLLGAQPILTLVLVERRLSAPRLGGLLLALGGLSLVVFGAGNAERYPMTGVLFGSASLACMTIGSILQKSLKQQPTDVLPLQNVVSLTLAMLFVPFQPITFVPGLGFLLPLLWLGIGISVFAQLLLYRLMQAGNLVNVTSLFYFVPVVTAVMDYLVLCNRLTPLSLAGMVSILAGLLLAFRAAPASALASAAMRASASSPVRKR, translated from the coding sequence ATGGCATTTGTAAAAACCGCTGTCGCCGCGTATGGTTCAACGACACTCTTTGTCCTGCTGTGGAGCAGCGGTGCAATCGTGTCAAAACTGGGACTCGCTCACGCCTCGGCCTTCGCTTTCCTCGTGCTGCGTTTCGCGCTCGCGTCGGGCGTCCTGGTCATGCTTGGTTTATGGCGCAGACGCTGGTTGCCGGCGTCTGGAACGCGTTTGCGAGTTGCGATCACCGGGGCCTTCCTGACCGGGGGGTATCCGATTTGTTATCTGCTCGCCCTTGATCACGGATTGACACCCGGCATTCTTGTAACGCTTCTGGGCGCACAGCCCATCCTCACGCTTGTGCTGGTGGAGCGTCGCTTGAGCGCGCCACGCCTGGGTGGCCTGTTGCTTGCGTTGGGCGGTTTGTCGCTCGTTGTATTCGGGGCTGGCAACGCGGAGCGGTATCCGATGACGGGAGTACTTTTCGGCTCGGCTTCGCTCGCGTGCATGACGATAGGTTCCATCCTGCAGAAAAGCCTGAAGCAGCAACCAACCGATGTCCTGCCACTCCAGAACGTTGTCAGCCTAACGCTCGCCATGTTGTTCGTACCGTTCCAGCCCATCACGTTCGTACCCGGCTTGGGTTTTCTCTTACCGCTTCTGTGGCTAGGCATCGGGATTTCGGTTTTCGCGCAGTTGCTCCTTTATCGGCTGATGCAAGCCGGTAACCTGGTCAACGTAACGAGCCTCTTTTATTTCGTGCCCGTGGTCACCGCCGTGATGGACTACCTCGTGCTGTGTAACCGTCTGACGCCCCTCAGTCTGGCTGGAATGGTCTCGATCCTGGCGGGTCTCTTGCTGGCATTTCGTGCTGCGCCTGCATCCGCACTTGCATCGGCGGCGATGCGTGCGTCTGCATCTTCACCTGTACGGAAACGCTAG
- a CDS encoding pyridoxamine 5'-phosphate oxidase family protein, which translates to MTDTYVLLADRSALSPFHAGELAVQERVGVRDYAHSSGTRSIRPVLQEQHRTFFNDRPFIVLGGLDANGQSWATLRVGRQGFVSSSDVHTLHIAGTTLPDDPLADAWKVGSMIGCLAIQPETGRRTRVNGMITSIEHDEISLHVSQSFDNCPKYIQGRTPTFVASVPSVARHAQRRGSQLDDIDRVLLEAADTFFISSANGPDTSRFAREADVSHRGGRPGFVRVDDANTLTVPDFRGNRFFNTLGNLTVNSRAGLLFLDFIRGDLLYVAVDAEVVWDEAQISKFAGAQRLLRFRVREVRRSTAALPFAWSPVEYSQQFAGFEAAHQAAREAPEQVDREAKLESSIP; encoded by the coding sequence ATGACCGACACGTACGTACTGCTCGCCGACCGGTCCGCTTTATCGCCGTTTCATGCAGGCGAACTTGCGGTTCAGGAACGTGTGGGCGTACGTGACTACGCGCATTCCTCGGGAACCCGCAGCATCCGTCCTGTCCTGCAGGAGCAGCACAGGACGTTCTTCAATGACCGGCCGTTCATTGTGCTCGGTGGACTCGATGCTAACGGCCAGTCGTGGGCAACACTGCGCGTCGGGAGGCAAGGCTTCGTGTCATCGTCCGATGTTCATACCCTGCACATAGCGGGAACGACTTTGCCGGACGACCCGCTCGCCGATGCGTGGAAAGTCGGCAGCATGATCGGCTGCCTCGCAATACAGCCGGAGACCGGGCGGCGCACCCGTGTCAATGGGATGATTACGTCGATCGAGCACGACGAGATTTCCCTGCATGTCAGCCAGAGCTTCGACAACTGTCCCAAGTATATTCAAGGCCGTACTCCAACATTTGTTGCGTCCGTTCCCTCCGTGGCCCGTCACGCGCAGCGTCGAGGATCGCAGCTGGACGACATCGACCGGGTGTTGCTCGAAGCTGCGGATACCTTTTTTATCTCAAGCGCAAACGGTCCGGATACGTCAAGATTCGCACGCGAAGCGGACGTATCTCACCGAGGAGGCCGACCGGGCTTTGTTCGCGTGGATGACGCGAACACCTTGACCGTGCCAGACTTCCGCGGCAACCGGTTCTTTAACACGCTGGGCAACCTTACGGTCAACAGTCGCGCAGGGTTGCTGTTCCTGGACTTTATTCGTGGCGATTTGCTCTACGTCGCTGTCGATGCCGAAGTTGTCTGGGACGAGGCACAGATCAGCAAATTCGCGGGCGCCCAACGCCTGCTGCGCTTTCGTGTGCGCGAAGTGCGGCGTAGTACGGCGGCGCTGCCCTTTGCCTGGTCGCCAGTCGAATATTCGCAACAATTCGCCGGGTTTGAAGCCGCCCATCAAGCCGCCCGCGAAGCACCCGAACAGGTCGACCGCGAAGCAAAGCTGGAGAGCAGTATTCCGTGA
- a CDS encoding sigma-54-dependent Fis family transcriptional regulator — protein sequence MRTDQDFGDAESPAYWREHEMLLLQQVMALVGKNLSPLAALREMLHLMSELLGLNRGRIVLSDENRQFCRIRHAYGLTRKEIERGCYAFGEGITGRVIQNGQLAIVQDIDQEPSFLARAVERSKLPPGPVAFIALPISIDRVTVGVLACHRIRRRSRALADDLTLLRILATLVGQLLQLEARLQEKTQALEQQNAALARALESATARYGIIGTSPRLLSAISELERVSDSAASVLLLGESGTGKELFARALHLASPRRDKAFIKINCAAIPDALFESELFGYERGAFTGAATMRAGWFEQADAGTIFLDEIGELPLTMQTKLLRTLQEGTMTRLGGKREIRIDVRLVAATNRDLQVEVARGGFRQDLYYRLNVIPIHLPSLAERREDIRALALHFISHANQVNQRNVNLTASALDRLRQHSWPGNIRELANVIERIVLLADRPILNAADVERFLPDERAAALASQPVDVPDVQDHASILAANMRRASLLPTRPYERVGSHSADALREALRQCGGNKSRAAQMLGMTVRQFNYRWQKLGLADA from the coding sequence ATGCGAACCGATCAGGACTTCGGAGATGCTGAGTCTCCCGCCTACTGGCGCGAGCACGAAATGCTCCTGCTGCAACAAGTGATGGCGCTGGTGGGCAAGAACCTGTCTCCGCTTGCCGCGCTGCGTGAAATGCTGCACCTGATGTCGGAATTGCTCGGCCTGAACCGGGGACGGATCGTGCTAAGCGACGAAAACCGGCAATTCTGTCGAATTCGGCACGCGTACGGATTGACCAGAAAAGAAATAGAGCGTGGATGCTATGCGTTTGGTGAAGGCATTACCGGTCGCGTGATCCAGAATGGCCAGTTGGCGATCGTTCAGGATATCGACCAGGAACCATCGTTCTTGGCCCGCGCAGTGGAACGCTCGAAACTTCCCCCCGGACCCGTGGCGTTCATCGCCCTCCCTATCTCGATCGACCGGGTGACTGTCGGCGTTCTTGCTTGTCACCGCATACGAAGACGCTCGCGCGCGCTTGCCGACGACCTGACGCTCCTGCGCATTCTCGCCACGCTCGTCGGGCAACTGCTGCAACTCGAAGCACGTTTGCAGGAAAAGACCCAGGCGCTCGAACAGCAGAATGCGGCTTTGGCGCGCGCGCTGGAATCGGCAACCGCTCGCTACGGAATCATAGGGACTTCGCCCAGGTTGTTGAGCGCTATCTCCGAGCTCGAACGGGTATCGGATTCGGCCGCGAGCGTGCTGTTGCTCGGAGAGTCGGGAACCGGCAAGGAGCTTTTCGCGCGCGCCCTGCATCTTGCAAGCCCGCGACGTGACAAGGCATTCATCAAGATCAACTGCGCGGCCATACCGGATGCGCTGTTCGAATCGGAACTGTTCGGCTATGAACGCGGCGCATTCACCGGTGCGGCCACCATGCGCGCCGGATGGTTCGAGCAAGCGGATGCGGGAACCATCTTTCTCGATGAAATCGGCGAGTTGCCGCTGACGATGCAAACCAAGCTGCTGCGCACCCTGCAGGAGGGCACGATGACGCGACTCGGCGGCAAGCGGGAAATTCGCATCGATGTCCGCCTGGTTGCAGCCACCAACCGCGATCTCCAGGTCGAGGTCGCGAGGGGAGGGTTCAGGCAGGACCTCTACTATCGGCTCAATGTCATTCCGATTCATCTGCCTTCGCTAGCGGAGCGCCGCGAGGACATACGTGCACTGGCGCTGCATTTCATCAGTCATGCCAACCAGGTCAATCAACGCAACGTCAACCTGACTGCAAGCGCCCTTGACCGCCTCCGGCAACATTCGTGGCCCGGCAATATCCGTGAACTGGCGAACGTGATCGAGCGAATCGTGTTGCTGGCAGACCGGCCGATTCTGAACGCGGCGGACGTTGAACGTTTCCTGCCCGATGAAAGGGCGGCGGCGCTGGCGTCGCAACCGGTCGACGTGCCGGACGTCCAGGATCACGCGAGCATTCTGGCCGCAAACATGCGGCGGGCGAGCCTGCTGCCCACGCGTCCCTATGAGCGTGTGGGGTCGCACTCCGCCGACGCGCTGCGCGAGGCGCTTCGACAGTGCGGCGGGAACAAGTCGCGCGCTGCGCAGATGCTTGGGATGACGGTGCGGCAGTTCAACTACCGGTGGCAAAAGCTGGGCTTGGCGGACGCCTGA
- a CDS encoding molybdopterin-dependent oxidoreductase yields the protein MANRVVASTCRECFVGCGSLIHLEDDKVIKITGNPAHPHSRGAFCAKGMNAPIASLNHPLRPLYPLRRTGERGEGKFERVSWDSALSEIADRLQKIKSGFGARAVAGAVSNQYYDRGVAMSLLLRSIGSPNYMINQDMCTGSRSTAAIMTGVHAEAGSELRNAKCILVVGRSPSESNIIEWMDIKLAKQNGTKLIVIDPRQTQLAKLADIWLQVQPGSDAALALAMVKVLFDEDLIDSEFVSRWCVGESELRTRVARYDVDYASGVTGIAAAKIVDAARMFALEGPSCLVLGHGIDAQANGVHTAMAFHAILALTGNIDREGSNRLHKTRAGFRDYVKIAKDPALRMPSERENEIIGGDAYPLWSGPSSWGSAAHNPSVIDAIRTGVPYPVKAIYISGVNIVCTYPGMQNTIDALKRLDLVVVATDHITPTAEFADFVLPKTTLLEEEGVFVEVGAPCLSIFNKAAESRGEVKTDVEIAIALCDKLRERGALDFECLPWRTHREFIDFQLKDTGMSFDSLDAGFHTYPYEYGSYELDGFKTQSKKIELCSSLLEQAGYDPVPDYKAPSYAQPTQDFDLILMTGIRVMGLHHSRFRNHAWARRGQKAPDIKMHPALGERLGLSNGEWVWVETPGGTSRVYLQAKLTEEMQPNVVATGMGWWFPELEGADHGALKFNVETAIPYGPDFDPISGSPESRNCPCRMGRADPDEVRGWPFNAIGKPSDKVA from the coding sequence ATGGCAAATCGTGTCGTAGCGAGCACTTGTCGCGAATGTTTCGTGGGTTGTGGATCCTTGATTCATCTTGAGGACGACAAAGTGATCAAGATCACCGGAAATCCGGCTCATCCCCATTCACGTGGGGCGTTCTGCGCGAAAGGCATGAACGCGCCGATCGCTTCCTTGAATCATCCTCTGCGGCCACTTTATCCCCTGCGACGCACAGGCGAACGGGGCGAGGGAAAGTTCGAGCGAGTGTCCTGGGACAGCGCATTGAGCGAAATCGCCGATCGATTGCAAAAGATCAAATCGGGCTTTGGGGCTCGCGCGGTTGCGGGGGCGGTATCGAATCAATACTATGACCGCGGCGTCGCGATGTCACTGCTCCTGAGAAGCATCGGCTCGCCAAACTACATGATCAACCAGGATATGTGTACTGGTAGCCGATCTACCGCGGCAATCATGACGGGCGTACACGCGGAAGCGGGAAGTGAGCTGAGGAATGCAAAATGTATTCTGGTGGTCGGTCGAAGCCCCTCCGAGTCGAACATCATTGAATGGATGGATATCAAACTTGCCAAGCAAAATGGCACGAAGCTAATCGTCATCGACCCTCGCCAGACGCAGCTTGCAAAATTGGCGGATATTTGGCTCCAGGTTCAGCCTGGATCCGATGCCGCGCTGGCTTTAGCCATGGTCAAGGTTTTATTCGATGAGGATCTGATTGACAGTGAGTTTGTTAGCCGGTGGTGCGTTGGGGAAAGCGAACTGCGCACACGGGTCGCGCGCTATGACGTGGACTATGCGTCTGGAGTGACTGGTATCGCCGCGGCGAAAATTGTTGATGCCGCCCGAATGTTCGCGCTTGAGGGGCCCTCGTGTCTGGTATTGGGGCATGGCATTGACGCGCAGGCAAACGGCGTTCATACAGCCATGGCATTTCACGCAATTCTCGCGCTAACAGGAAATATAGATCGCGAAGGAAGTAATCGTTTGCACAAGACCCGCGCGGGATTCCGGGACTACGTGAAGATTGCGAAGGATCCTGCACTGAGGATGCCCAGTGAAAGAGAGAACGAGATTATTGGTGGCGATGCTTATCCGCTGTGGTCGGGGCCTTCGAGTTGGGGCTCTGCTGCTCACAACCCGTCTGTAATCGATGCTATCAGGACTGGCGTGCCCTATCCGGTCAAGGCGATATACATTAGCGGCGTGAACATTGTATGCACGTATCCGGGAATGCAGAACACGATTGATGCGCTGAAGCGTCTTGATCTTGTCGTTGTTGCCACCGATCACATCACCCCGACTGCTGAGTTTGCCGATTTCGTACTGCCAAAGACGACGCTGCTCGAAGAGGAGGGGGTCTTCGTTGAGGTCGGTGCGCCTTGTCTTTCCATTTTTAATAAGGCTGCTGAGTCCCGCGGTGAGGTCAAGACAGATGTTGAAATCGCCATCGCTCTATGTGACAAGCTGAGAGAACGCGGTGCATTGGACTTTGAATGCCTCCCCTGGAGGACGCACAGAGAGTTTATCGACTTCCAGCTCAAAGACACTGGCATGTCTTTCGATTCGCTGGATGCAGGTTTTCACACGTATCCGTACGAGTACGGTTCGTACGAACTCGACGGCTTCAAGACGCAAAGTAAAAAGATCGAGCTTTGTTCCAGCCTGCTCGAACAAGCTGGCTACGATCCAGTGCCGGACTATAAGGCTCCGAGCTACGCACAACCCACGCAAGATTTCGACCTGATACTGATGACCGGGATCCGCGTTATGGGACTACATCATTCGCGGTTTAGAAACCATGCTTGGGCTCGACGCGGTCAGAAGGCACCGGATATAAAGATGCACCCGGCGCTGGGAGAGAGGCTTGGCTTATCCAACGGTGAATGGGTTTGGGTCGAGACACCCGGGGGCACAAGTCGAGTCTACTTACAGGCGAAACTGACGGAAGAAATGCAACCGAACGTCGTTGCGACAGGAATGGGCTGGTGGTTCCCTGAGTTAGAAGGCGCAGATCATGGTGCGCTCAAATTCAACGTTGAAACAGCCATTCCTTACGGACCTGACTTTGATCCCATATCGGGCTCTCCCGAGTCGAGGAATTGCCCGTGCCGAATGGGCCGGGCGGATCCGGATGAAGTCCGGGGGTGGCCTTTCAACGCCATTGGGAAACCGTCTGACAAGGTCGCCTGA
- a CDS encoding YncE family protein yields MKTKLILATALTATAFAAAQVVCAGQAPGSLSDPDVPVSHHDRVYAAEQFSNTVSVTDPADNKLVGVIRLGDPSPGNFSPLYKGQVLVHGMGYSPDHRTLAVVSIGSNSVTFIDTQTNAVKHTTYVGRSPHEAFFTPDGSEVWVTVRGENYVAVLDGKTYEEKTRIVVPAGPGMQIFSPDGMYGYVCSSFNPETEVITVADHKIVGAVKQASPFCPDLAATPDGKQVWFTLKDVGKTQVFDARPPFALLKTLDTGPITNHVNIVHNANGMFAYVTVGGLNQVKVFRTDDFSQVATIPVGNLPHGIWPSGDGSRVYVGLENADAMTAIDTLTNKVIATVPIGQAPQAVTYVPNAVPEGDGTQNAQPLGVAGQTVHLAMMPAGAGKSADDTGMPTTVALFDQGLVQVLQAAVTGLLPKQPYVLGLSDSPDGSGNVDPLANFMTNPAGAAIVNAIGQIRQVVTPGASTTADKRRYLVIAPQVAGKLGAPVQVQAL; encoded by the coding sequence ATGAAAACCAAGCTGATTCTCGCTACAGCCCTGACCGCCACCGCGTTCGCCGCTGCCCAGGTTGTCTGCGCCGGGCAGGCCCCAGGTTCCCTGTCCGATCCGGACGTGCCGGTGAGTCACCACGACCGGGTCTATGCAGCCGAGCAATTTTCAAATACGGTGTCGGTGACCGATCCAGCCGACAACAAACTGGTCGGCGTGATTCGCCTCGGCGACCCATCGCCGGGCAACTTCAGTCCGCTGTATAAAGGGCAGGTACTGGTGCACGGCATGGGTTATTCGCCGGACCACCGCACGCTCGCAGTCGTATCGATCGGCTCGAACTCAGTGACGTTCATCGACACCCAGACCAACGCCGTCAAGCATACGACATATGTGGGACGCTCACCGCACGAGGCGTTCTTCACACCCGATGGCAGCGAAGTGTGGGTGACGGTGCGTGGCGAAAACTACGTCGCGGTTCTCGATGGCAAGACGTACGAAGAAAAGACCCGCATTGTCGTCCCAGCAGGTCCAGGGATGCAGATTTTTTCGCCCGACGGCATGTACGGCTACGTCTGCTCATCGTTCAACCCGGAGACTGAAGTCATCACGGTGGCTGACCATAAGATCGTCGGTGCGGTCAAGCAGGCGAGTCCGTTCTGCCCAGATTTGGCAGCCACGCCGGACGGCAAGCAGGTGTGGTTCACGCTAAAGGACGTGGGCAAGACCCAAGTCTTCGACGCGCGTCCGCCATTCGCGTTGCTCAAGACTCTCGATACCGGTCCGATCACGAACCACGTGAACATCGTTCACAACGCCAATGGCATGTTTGCTTATGTAACCGTTGGCGGGCTGAATCAGGTGAAGGTGTTCCGCACTGACGACTTCTCACAGGTCGCGACAATTCCCGTTGGCAATCTACCGCACGGCATCTGGCCTTCGGGCGACGGCAGCCGAGTCTACGTAGGCCTCGAAAACGCTGATGCGATGACTGCCATCGACACGCTGACCAACAAGGTTATAGCCACCGTGCCGATCGGTCAGGCGCCGCAGGCTGTCACCTATGTACCGAACGCAGTGCCGGAGGGAGACGGCACGCAGAACGCGCAACCGCTCGGTGTGGCAGGACAGACCGTGCACCTGGCGATGATGCCGGCGGGTGCGGGCAAGTCGGCGGACGATACCGGCATGCCCACTACTGTTGCGTTGTTCGATCAGGGCCTGGTGCAGGTTCTTCAGGCCGCGGTCACTGGCCTTTTGCCGAAACAGCCGTACGTACTAGGTTTGTCGGATAGCCCTGACGGCAGCGGTAACGTGGACCCGCTCGCGAATTTCATGACTAACCCGGCGGGCGCTGCGATCGTCAACGCGATCGGCCAAATTCGCCAAGTAGTCACGCCGGGCGCGAGCACCACGGCCGACAAGCGTCGTTACCTCGTCATCGCTCCGCAAGTGGCGGGAAAGCTGGGTGCACCGGTGCAAGTTCAGGCGCTGTAA
- a CDS encoding OsmC family protein, with the protein MNTTVSDNPTTISAHLRPIDRDGLLAFAEKGRNDPDRRGKNNVHTVMQGQYRSLSYVGAHAPVVVDEPLHLFGEDTAPAPGEIALSGLGGCLAVGITAVATWKQVRLSKLEIYLEADIGNTAAWGAGGAQREPSQMGFQEIRVKVVIEGDASREELDEIVRQANFNSPVANTMRNPIPMSVSLAD; encoded by the coding sequence TTGAACACAACCGTCAGCGACAACCCCACGACCATTTCTGCTCACCTCCGACCGATCGACCGCGACGGCCTGTTGGCATTCGCGGAGAAGGGCCGCAACGACCCCGACAGACGCGGCAAGAACAACGTTCACACCGTAATGCAAGGCCAATACCGGTCGCTGAGCTACGTCGGTGCCCACGCTCCGGTCGTCGTTGACGAACCGCTCCATTTGTTCGGCGAAGACACGGCGCCGGCGCCGGGCGAAATCGCATTGTCTGGCCTTGGCGGCTGCCTGGCCGTCGGCATCACCGCGGTAGCGACCTGGAAGCAGGTCAGGCTGTCGAAGCTTGAAATCTACCTGGAAGCAGATATTGGCAACACGGCAGCGTGGGGTGCGGGGGGCGCACAGCGGGAACCGTCGCAAATGGGCTTCCAGGAGATTCGCGTCAAGGTGGTGATCGAAGGCGATGCCAGCCGTGAGGAACTGGATGAAATCGTGCGTCAGGCTAACTTCAACTCGCCGGTTGCCAACACAATGCGCAACCCAATCCCGATGAGCGTCTCGCTCGCTGACTAA